Proteins from a single region of candidate division Zixibacteria bacterium HGW-Zixibacteria-1:
- the ispE gene encoding 4-(cytidine 5'-diphospho)-2-C-methyl-D-erythritol kinase, whose protein sequence is MKKYRIFEKKNIFIVSKLRHITLRDMDMLKLRTPAKINLFLNVLGMRPDGFHDICSWFQAIDLFDNLTFTKGDKRGLNLYCEGAYAVPTGDGNLITKTARLMLDRFVPEGGIDIILQKNIPVAAGMAGGSSDSAATIYAINKLFELDLDTSEMIKIGLELGSDIPFFFSSGQAEVTGRGDKIRDINLPFDYSIALVVPKIAVSTKESYERLNLGLTSSDAGVKFSACSDFADLVAQIMTLGNDFETNHFSRYPVLTQIGRMLKSAGALLARMSGSGPTMFGLFGNKPDEKVFSQLTQGEWDIFFVRPISLPAWDGFI, encoded by the coding sequence GTGAAAAAATATCGAATTTTTGAAAAAAAGAACATTTTTATTGTATCAAAACTTCGTCATATTACTCTTAGAGATATGGACATGCTAAAATTACGGACACCAGCGAAAATTAATTTATTTTTGAATGTGTTGGGGATGAGACCCGACGGATTTCACGACATCTGTTCGTGGTTCCAGGCGATAGACCTCTTTGATAATTTAACCTTTACCAAAGGGGATAAAAGGGGGCTAAACCTTTATTGTGAAGGTGCTTATGCAGTACCAACAGGCGATGGGAACCTGATAACCAAGACCGCCCGGCTAATGTTGGACAGGTTTGTTCCGGAGGGCGGGATCGATATAATTCTTCAGAAAAACATACCGGTTGCCGCCGGCATGGCCGGAGGGTCATCTGACTCGGCAGCAACAATATACGCCATTAATAAACTTTTCGAATTGGATCTTGATACCAGTGAAATGATCAAAATCGGCCTTGAGCTTGGTTCCGATATTCCTTTCTTCTTTTCATCGGGGCAGGCTGAGGTCACCGGAAGGGGTGATAAGATAAGGGATATTAATCTGCCTTTTGATTATTCGATTGCATTAGTTGTTCCCAAAATTGCAGTTTCAACAAAAGAGAGTTATGAGCGGCTTAATTTGGGCTTGACATCATCGGATGCCGGCGTTAAGTTCTCAGCTTGTAGTGATTTCGCGGATTTGGTCGCACAGATCATGACGCTGGGAAATGATTTTGAGACGAATCATTTCAGCCGCTACCCTGTCCTGACTCAAATCGGGCGGATGTTAAAATCCGCCGGAGCCTTATTGGCTCGAATGAGTGGATCAGGACCGACAATGTTCGGCCTTTTTGGGAACAAGCCCGATGAGAAGGTTTTTTCTCAGTTAACCCAGGGGGAGTGGGATATTTTCTTTGTGCGTCCGATTTCTCTGCCAGCCTGGGACGGATTTATTTAA
- a CDS encoding aconitate hydratase, which produces MGKNITEKIIADHIVTGKMIPGEDIAIKIDQTLTQDATGTMAYLQFEALGLKRVKTEVSVSYVDHNMLQASFENADDHQYLQSVASKYGIYFSRPGNGICHQVHLERFGAPGKTLLGSDSHTPTGGGIGMMAMGAGGLDVAVAMGGGPFYLKMPEVINIRLKGKLRPFVTAKDVILEVLRILTVKGGVGKVIEYGGPGVAGLTVPERATITNMGAELGATTSIFPSDENTKEFLKWQKRGDVYKKLEADPDAEYSRVIDIDLGKLEPLIAQPHMPDNVIEVKKLKKIKVNQVCVGSCTNSSLTDLTRVAKMLKGKKVHPNVSMTISPGSKQVFEAIADSGALAEIIGSGARIIESACGPCIGMGQAPSTDAVSIRSFNRNFLGRSGTKSANVYLASPETCVAAALTGEVTDPRELGKYPKVEMPKSIRIDDSGIIPPSKTPAKVKIIRGPNIAELPLNKEMAESISGEVLLKVGDNITTDHIMPAGAKVLPLRSNIPKISEFVYNVIDPDFPKRAKEKGGGFIVGGDNYGQGSSREHAALAPMYLGVKMVVTKSFARIHLANLINFGILPATFANPADYDKIEQGHVLEMPDIRKYVKDSDTVEIVNKSTGDTYKFTISLTPRQRAIIMAGGLLNYTRSGGK; this is translated from the coding sequence ATGGGCAAAAACATAACTGAAAAAATCATCGCAGATCACATTGTAACTGGAAAGATGATCCCCGGCGAAGATATAGCCATAAAAATCGATCAAACCTTAACCCAGGATGCCACCGGCACCATGGCCTATTTACAATTCGAGGCCCTGGGTTTAAAAAGGGTCAAAACCGAAGTCTCGGTTTCATATGTCGATCATAATATGCTTCAGGCCAGCTTTGAAAATGCCGACGATCATCAATATCTTCAGTCCGTAGCTTCCAAGTATGGCATATATTTTTCACGCCCCGGCAATGGCATCTGCCACCAGGTACATCTGGAACGCTTCGGTGCCCCCGGCAAAACCCTGCTGGGTTCGGATTCCCATACCCCCACCGGCGGCGGTATCGGCATGATGGCCATGGGCGCGGGCGGACTCGATGTGGCGGTGGCCATGGGCGGCGGTCCCTTCTACCTTAAAATGCCCGAAGTCATCAACATTCGGCTGAAAGGCAAACTCAGACCGTTCGTGACTGCCAAGGATGTCATCCTCGAGGTCCTTCGGATTTTGACCGTCAAGGGCGGCGTCGGCAAAGTTATCGAGTATGGCGGCCCGGGTGTCGCCGGATTGACCGTTCCTGAACGCGCCACGATCACCAATATGGGCGCGGAGTTGGGCGCAACCACATCGATTTTCCCGTCCGATGAAAATACGAAAGAATTTTTGAAATGGCAGAAACGGGGCGATGTCTATAAAAAACTCGAGGCCGACCCCGATGCCGAATATTCCCGCGTGATCGATATCGATCTCGGCAAGCTGGAGCCGCTTATTGCCCAGCCGCACATGCCCGACAATGTTATTGAAGTCAAAAAACTCAAGAAAATAAAAGTTAATCAGGTGTGCGTCGGAAGTTGCACCAATTCATCCCTGACCGATTTGACCCGCGTGGCAAAAATGCTCAAAGGGAAAAAGGTTCATCCAAATGTTTCAATGACCATCTCGCCGGGATCAAAGCAAGTCTTTGAAGCCATCGCCGACAGCGGCGCCCTGGCCGAGATAATCGGTTCCGGCGCCCGAATAATCGAATCGGCCTGCGGGCCGTGTATCGGCATGGGCCAGGCCCCGTCAACCGATGCGGTCTCAATCCGCTCATTCAACCGCAATTTCCTCGGTCGTTCCGGCACCAAGAGCGCTAATGTGTACCTGGCCAGCCCCGAAACCTGCGTGGCGGCGGCGCTTACCGGTGAAGTCACCGATCCCAGGGAACTGGGAAAATATCCCAAAGTCGAGATGCCGAAATCAATCAGGATTGATGATAGTGGTATTATCCCGCCGTCAAAGACGCCGGCCAAAGTTAAAATCATCCGCGGCCCGAATATTGCCGAACTGCCGCTGAACAAAGAAATGGCCGAATCGATATCGGGAGAGGTTCTTCTCAAAGTCGGCGACAATATTACCACCGATCATATCATGCCGGCCGGAGCCAAAGTCCTGCCGCTTCGTTCCAATATTCCCAAGATTTCCGAATTCGTTTATAATGTGATCGATCCCGACTTCCCCAAGCGCGCCAAAGAAAAGGGCGGGGGCTTTATTGTCGGCGGTGATAACTACGGTCAGGGTTCTTCGCGGGAACATGCCGCTCTGGCGCCGATGTATCTGGGTGTCAAAATGGTCGTGACCAAATCATTTGCCCGAATTCACCTCGCCAACCTGATTAATTTCGGCATCCTGCCCGCCACCTTTGCCAATCCGGCCGACTATGATAAGATCGAACAGGGGCATGTTCTCGAAATGCCGGATATCAGAAAATATGTCAAAGATTCGGACACCGTTGAAATCGTAAACAAGTCAACCGGCGATACATATAAATTCACCATCAGCCTGACGCCACGCCAGCGTGCAATTATCATGGCCGGTGGTCTGCTTAACTATACCAGATCTGGAGGTAAATAA
- a CDS encoding ribose-phosphate pyrophosphokinase (catalyzes the formation of 5-phospho-alpha-D-ribose 1-phosphate from D-ribose 5-phosphate and ATP), with protein sequence MPELKLITGNSNRPLAEKIAKYIGIELAACEVKRFSDGEIFVQINENIRGADVFIIQPTNAPADNIIELLMLIEASRRASAARITAVIPYFGYARQDRKDRPRVAIAAKLMANLITTAGAQRIITLDLHASQIQGFFDLPHDHLYSTRVFKDMVSNIECDPLVIVSPDVGSIKMARAFAKHFKADLAIIDKRRPAPNFSEVVNIIGNVKDKNIIIRDDMVDTAGTLCQAANALANAGAISIMAICTHAVLSGNAIERIQESAIKKMFISDSINGPQKKLTDKFEVMSCANLFGEAIMRISGEKSVSSLFNDFPD encoded by the coding sequence GTGCCTGAGTTGAAGTTAATTACCGGTAATTCGAACCGCCCCCTGGCGGAAAAAATTGCCAAGTATATTGGAATTGAGCTGGCCGCTTGTGAGGTAAAGCGGTTCTCGGACGGTGAGATATTTGTCCAGATTAATGAGAATATCCGCGGGGCCGATGTATTCATTATACAGCCCACTAATGCTCCGGCGGATAATATCATTGAGCTGTTGATGCTCATTGAAGCTTCGCGGCGGGCCTCGGCCGCCAGGATAACGGCGGTAATTCCTTATTTCGGTTATGCGCGGCAGGATCGCAAAGACCGGCCCCGGGTGGCGATTGCGGCCAAGTTAATGGCTAATCTGATCACGACTGCGGGCGCCCAGAGGATTATCACGCTGGATCTTCACGCTTCCCAAATTCAGGGTTTCTTCGATCTTCCTCACGACCACCTTTATTCGACCAGAGTCTTTAAGGATATGGTTTCAAATATTGAGTGCGATCCGCTCGTAATCGTTTCGCCGGATGTCGGTTCGATAAAAATGGCGAGGGCCTTTGCCAAGCATTTTAAGGCCGACCTGGCCATTATAGATAAGAGGCGCCCGGCGCCGAATTTTTCGGAAGTGGTCAATATTATCGGTAATGTAAAGGATAAGAATATTATAATTCGCGATGATATGGTTGATACCGCCGGCACTCTGTGCCAGGCCGCCAATGCTTTGGCCAATGCCGGGGCGATCAGCATTATGGCGATTTGTACGCATGCCGTGCTTTCCGGTAATGCCATAGAAAGAATCCAGGAATCGGCTATAAAGAAGATGTTTATTTCCGATTCGATAAATGGACCTCAGAAAAAACTGACGGATAAATTTGAGGTGATGTCCTGCGCCAATCTTTTTGGCGAAGCCATTATGAGAATATCGGGTGAAAAATCGGTTTCTTCGCTGTTTAACGATTTTCCCGACTGA